TCCGCTTGAGGATGGCCGGAAGCTGATCATCCATAGACGAACTGATAAACAACACATGGCAGTAGTCCAGCTCTGCCACCGTCTTGTATCGTTCAACCGCCACCACCCGACCCTTCGCCGTCTTGCCCTGGACGGCAGCCAGCGCGCGCCCCATCGGGCCTTCGCCCAGCACGCCGATGACCACCTGGTTGTGACCGGACCGGAAGGCCTGAGAAGGCCACTCGACGAACTTGACGAACTGATAGAGAAACGCGGCCTTGACCTGATACTCCGGCGGCGCCGGATCGGCGGCGCCGGCGAGGCGC
Above is a genomic segment from Candidatus Methylomirabilota bacterium containing:
- a CDS encoding DUF4154 domain-containing protein; amino-acid sequence: RLAGAADPAPPEYQVKAAFLYQFVKFVEWPSQAFRSGHNQVVIGVLGEGPMGRALAAVQGKTAKGRVVAVERYKTVAELDYCHVLFISSSMDDQLPAILKRMKGWSALTVGDVEGSARRGVMINFITVEDTIRFEVNMEAAKRANLRIGSELLGLAQAVHGVP